The genomic segment TGCTTTGGCACTGGTGCTGGCTGGCATGGTTATATGCCTTTAACTGAAAGAATCAAGGTTCAGGTAATCTGGAATATTATTTTCCCACCGATGGTGGCAGTGACAGGCTATTTGCCATGGAGCCGTTTAAATATGGGCGCTGACTTGCCACGTGATGTTTATCGTCAGTGGCGAAAATGGTGTAAAAATCCGACCTATTTCTTTGCCGATCCTGAACTGAAAGACCTGCATACCCATTATGCCGCGGTAAAAACACCTATTTATGCCGTAGCCGCGCTTGATGATGCCTGGGCCTTACCTGAATCCAGACAGGCTTTTATGCAACATTATCGTCAGGCTCCGTTGCATTATATCAATATTCAGGCAGCTGATTATGGACTCAAGCATATGGGACATATGGGTTATTTCCGTCAGGGCGCAGAACAGCTCTGGGATGAAGTGCTCACCAAGTTCAGCGAATTACATCAACTCAAATATGCAGCTTGATTTTAGTTTCTAGAGCATTTAAGCATTTAGCTGCTTAAGCATAACGTGCCTGTTGAATATCGGTTCTGATTTCCTGACGGTGTTCCTCGCCGAAACGGTCGACATGGGCATAAAATACCCCATAACGGCCGACATAATATTCCAGTGACTGGTCATAAAAATTCCAGAAAATTGACCATTCGCCTAAATCCATCTGACGGATTTGTGTACCGGTATGCATCGGCATTTTACGGAGCAATTCCTGCTGTAACTGCTCTGCTTCATTGCGGTCCTGAATCTGAACCTGATGCTGGAAAAATAATTGCGCCACATCATCAAACAGTTCCAGCTCATAGGCATCGACCACATGCAAGGTTTCCTGAGACTCAGGTTGACTCTCTTCAGTACTACTGGAAATCGGGTCCGCTTTTTTGACACGTTTACTTTTTACATAACGCTGGGTTTTATAGATTTTCATGCCGATAAACCACATCGCATAAATTATCAGGGCTAGACATGAAAAAATCAGGAATTTAAGCATCATTGATCATCTCGTGTGGTTAATTTTATTTTTATCACGGTCTGCCAATTCTTGATTTGGCGATCTTCTTTTAACTTAACACAAGTCTATTTTTTGTACAGCAAACTTGAGGATTTTTTTAGATCTTCTTGGATTTTTTTCTTTAGTTGAGCCTTATTTTCCAGTATTCAATTTGAAATGAGGATCTAAAATCTTGTTAAAAATTAGAATTAATCTTAGAGGCCAATATTGATCAGGATAAATAAATCAGACAAATCACTACAGAATCGATCATCAACTCTGGATTCTTTAGCAAATGCACTCAAAAAGCTACATGATTGGTATTTGTTTTTTTGAGCATTTTCCTTCAAATAAAAGGTCTCTCTTTATGGTCGAGTAAATGAATAAAATTATGATTCGTGAAGGGAAGATTCAAGATATACCTCAAATAATTCAGGTCATCCACGACAGTATTCAATCCTGTATTTTGGATCATCAACGTGAAGACAGCGTGATCCAGCGCTGGCTGGAGCAGTTTAATCACGCCCAGTTAATTGTGGAAATGCTTTATAACGACTGCTGGGTGTATATTTTAAATGATCAGATTGTCGGCTTTTTGCTGGTCAGTGACACTGGAGAAATCCTGATGCACTATGTGGCTGCACGTTTCCAGCGACTCGGGGTTGGCACCCAGCTTTTTGATCAGATGCACAAATCCTTAGTGCGTAAAAATATCCATAAAATTAAAGTCCAATCGACTCAAACGGCTTTAAGTTATTATCAAAAAAATGGATTTTTCTCACCGAATTCTCAATCGGAAAATGAAGAAAATTATCATTTATCTCTGTACACGACAAATTTCACAGAACCCTTATCCTATCAGGATTCTGCTTTCTTAAAATTGCCAAAATTTCCTTAAACTCTTCTTTTTTCCCAAAACCAATTAAACGCTGAATCGCCATTTGAACATAGTCTAAACCATAGCGAAATAAACTCATTGAGAGTCGTCCATGCTTCTTTATTTTTATCGCTTTTTTTTGATTATGTTGCCATTCACCCGTTAAGTAACACCAACAGAAGCTTATAGCTAACACCGCAATCAATTTTTTCACTCGTCTAGGGTCTGTCAAGCGCGTATTTTCAAGATTAAACCCGCGTCCTTTGAGACAACTGAATAAGGTTTCAATTTCCCAGCGTAATGCATAATCCTGAATAGCATTGGCATTAAACTGAGGAGAAACGACGAGTAAAAGCTCTCCATTTTCTAACTGTAGTGCACTTATATATAGTTTCACCCGACCAACCAAAATCCGTCGTTTACGACATTCAATTTGACCAACTTTAAGATGGCGAAATAAATCACTAATTTTATGATTCTTTCCTAAATGATTGGTGACAATGAAGTTTTTTTAACACGAATGCAGAAGTTGATGTCTTGTTCAATTAACCATGTAAACCACTGCTCACCGATAAACTCTCTGTCTGCGAACACATTCACAATACGGTCTTTACCAAAAATGGCTATAAAGCGTTGAATCAAAGCAATACGCTCTTTCGTATCTGAATTTCCACGTTTATTAAGCAATGTCCAAAGGATAGGTATCGCTATTCCACGATAAACGATTGCGAGCATCAGGATATTAATATTTCGTTTTCCCCATTTCCAATTGGTTCTATCTAAAGTCAGTTGCACTTGGTCGAATGAAAACATATTGAAAATCAACTGAGAAATTTGACGATAATCAAAATACTGACCTGCAAAGAAGCGCTGCATACGTCGATAAAATGATTGTGGTAAACACTTGATGGGCAAGGCTTTAGATGCAGAAGAAAGATTACATGTTTGCTTTAAAATAATCACAAGCATGATGAGCGCAAAGCACTTTAAATGTGACTTGTTCCATTTTAGAGATTTGTTTAAGATAAGATATAACTCATTGAGATGTGTCATAGTATTCGTCGTTAGAAAACAATTATTGTGACATTATTTCAATGAGTTATCTATTTTTGTCGTGTACAGAGATCATTTATATAAATACGCTTTTTAAAATTAAAACTTTTTTATGTCATTTTAAGTTGATCTCGCCCTGCCTGCTTAGCCGCATATAACTGTACATCTGCCGCTTTCATCAGTGCATGAATATCTGGATAGAGATGTGCTTGATCCATCCAAGAAATGCCCATACTAACCGTGACATAGGATTTATCATCTGTGCGATTTAAATGTTCAAATTGCTGTTCGCGAATCTTGATTAAGACTTTTTCCAGAGATTGAAATGCTGCCTGGACAGGTACATCAGTAAGTAGAATCGCAAATTCTTCTCCACCATAACGGGCTAAATACGCGGATTCGGGGAGTACCGTCTGAATGACCTTGACCAGATTCTGTAAAATTTCATCTCCTTTTAAGTGCCCATAATAATCATTGTAGTTTTTAAAATAGTCGACATCGAGCATGGCAAAAATCAGTGTACTGTGTGGATGTTGCTGACAGTATAAAAACTGCTGCTGGATTTGGTCATTTAAAGCACGGCGGTTAAAGGCACCCGTCAAAGCATCAATATTCACCTGATGTTCGAGTTTGGCATTCAGTTCACGTAATTGCTCGGTACGTGCTTTGACTTTCTGATCGAGTGAATTATTTAACTCTTTCAGATTCATATTCAACTGCTCTGTCGCATAGGTTTGATGGGCATAATTTTGCGACTGCTGAAACATGATGATCACGGCATACAGACTGGTCGAGATAAAAGACAGATGCACACTTTCAATCACATTGATCAGCAATAAATAGTCATTTATAAAGGTCAGGCATAGAAAAATGACCGCATAGAGAGTCAAGCGCGAATAATTGTCTTTATGATGTAAAGTCTGATAAAAGCCATAGATAAAATTGACCACCACGACTATCCCGAAAATCGCACTATACAAGGCCAGACGTTGAAAATTTTCCGGATCGGTCAACAGGGTTACGACACAGTTCAGTAGTAAAAGTCCTGCGGCAACACTATAAATAAATCGATGCAAATAGCGCTGATTAAACAGGTACATATAACTGAGGAAAAATAGAATCGCCAGGAAAGTGAACAGATATTCTAGGCGTGTTCCCCATAGCCAACCGAGCTTAGTCACGATCGAATAGGCATACGGCGCTGCAAAAAAGTTATGCAGGGCCAGAAAAATAATGAACAAGCCAAAGATAAAAATACTTTTGCTATTGCGTTCTGTTGATCCCCTAAACATTGAAAAAAGAATCGTGAAAAAGCCCACCCCAAGCACCAGTCCACAGACTATACTGATGCTCATCATAAGCTGCTGATACTGACGGTTAATAGTTCCGGCTGTTCCAATGCGTATAGGCTGTTCAATCCCGCCATGCAGATGGGTATAGTTTGAGGCCTGAATACTCATGGTGAAATATTCACTCTCAGGAACAAAATAACCGATTCGAGGAGCCCTTTCATTTCTCTGCTCTTCCGCTGTTTTCGCAATTTCCCCATGCCGCAGAATAAATTTTCCATCGATATAGATTCGATAGGCACCATATTCAGCCGGAATATGCACGGCGATCCGACGTCCGATAAATTCTGATGGAATTTTGAAATGTCCGATAAAGGTTCCATAGCCAATATTTGAACCGGTCAGGTCTTTAAATGAAGCGGGTAATTGAACCTCTTGCGGAGTAAGTACGGAACTTGGTTCAGTAATAAACTGGTTTGGATAAAACTGCCAATTTTGGGGCAATTGGCTACTATGATCTTCAGTAAAGTGAATTTCGGAAATATGCGGTTGACTGTGCTGCGTGACAGAGGAAGATTCAAGAGATGCCTGGGCGAAAACTGGAATCATCACTAATAGGACCCAGCTAATGCTCCAAATCAATATTACAGAATAGACATTCCTTATCATGTTTTGCAAAGACAGTATTTTCCTGAAAAGTGCTTTATTCTTCTTATAATCTACGTCGAATAGCAGGGAGTGCAAAGCTTTTTTTGTAGCTCATCGGATGAAGTCCATCTAGCTATGACTTCACCCGTTCAACATTCACTCATCACAATGAATGAAGCTTATTTCAGTGAATCAATCACGTGTTTTAACATCATACAGTTCGATTTCAAAAATCAGGTTTGAATTGGCCGGGATGATATTCCCCATTTTACGTTCACCATAAGCCAAATGAGCAGGCACAATTAGTTTACGCTTACCGCCTACTTTCATACCGATAATCCCTTGATCCCAGCCCTTGATCACACGGCCAGTGCCAATCACGGTTTCAAAATAGTTACCACGATCCAGTGATGAGTCAAACTTGGTGCCATCTTCTAGCCAGCCAGTATAATGAGTCGTAATAAGCGCGCCCTTAACCGCTTCTTTACCTTCACCCACTTTCAAATCAATAATTTCTAGCTCTTTGGTCATGACCAATATCCTTTCTCTGGCAAATACGCATAGTATAAACGGGATTAGACAGAATTCCTTTAGCTTTGAGGCTTAAAGGATTAAAAGCTGAGTTCCTGGATATTTGAATCATTCAGTAAATAGTTAGTCAATTTTTTATGATTTTCGGCGGAGCCAATTAAAATCCAGCGTCCACTAATACGGTGTTCCGTTTTATGCTGCACACTGCGAACGACTTTCATATTATAAGTTTTAAATAATTCTTCGTATTGCTCTAAGGTTTTACGTTGATAAGGACAGATAATTCGGTAGGTTCGTGCCTGACTTAAAGTTTCTATTCCCTCTTGGACATAGATCAGAAAAATCAGCACGATTAATACAATAAAAGTAGCAAACAGACTCAGCCATTCATAACCCGCGCCAGCTGCCATGCCCAGTGCTGCTGTCATCCAGATGGTTGTCGCTGTCGTAATGCCTGAAATCCGGTTTTCATCTTTAAAGATAACTCCCGCACCGACAAAGCCCAAGCCAGTAAGGATATTGGCTGCAATCCTATCCTGACTATCCAGACCAATTTTGATTGACATAATCGTGAACAAGCAGGAACTCAGACTGACCATGATCATAGTCCGCAAACCGGCAGACTTACTGCGATATTCGCGTTCTGCACCAATAATTGCACCAATACCGAGGGCAATGAGCAAACGATAAAGATCCGGATGCATATATTTATCCCTGTTTCATTTTTATTATTGTCAGGTATACGCAATTTCTGAATCAGGATACAAGCCGAGACTTGCATCCTTATTGGCTGTTATTGTAACTGTTCCCATTCAATTACAGCTTGGGCCTGATCACCGATCAAGGTCCATTCGCCATCCATGACATTCAGTTGCAGCTGCATGGTACGTTCACATAACTGTTGTACCGCTTCAGTGCTGGCGGTCGAGATTTTCCAGACCTCAACATTCGACAGCGTTTTCAGTTTGGAATTACGTTTATACCATTCATCAACTGAAGAACCATAAGCAACTACTGCGACCTGTTTGCAACGTGCGCTGGCTTTTTTGACTTTATCTTCGTCAGGACAACCCACTTCGATCCATTTCAATAATTGGCCAGTCAGGTCTTTTTCCCACAGCGCTGGCTCATCAGTCTCAAACAGATCCTTGGTAAATTCAAGCGCCTCGCCAGCAAAACGTGCATAAGCCAGAATACGTACCATCAGACGTTCAATGGTTTCCGAAGGATGCAGCGCCATCGTCAACTGATAGTCTTCATAACGATGGGTATCCATATCGGCAACGTTCAAATCTGCCTTATAAATTGTCGCTTTTAACGCCATAATACAATCCTCAAATTTGGCGCCTAGCATATAAGATTTATTGCATTTTTGCTGAACAGATTTCATCTTATCCAGCTATTTTCAACACGCAGATTCGAAGTTATTTTTCCTGAACAATCCGGCATTGCATTAAGGCGGTTTC from the Acinetobacter sp. YWS30-1 genome contains:
- a CDS encoding alpha/beta fold hydrolase, which encodes MLQGKVQVETVQFLAEDGYTLTGKLYRSEYAKANIVIACATGVPQAFYRRFADYAAHAGFQVLTFDYRGVANSAPKRLKNFKMSYLDWGQYDLSAAIDYLSQTGLDIYMIGHSYGGQALGLSKYHDRIEAMYCFGTGAGWHGYMPLTERIKVQVIWNIIFPPMVAVTGYLPWSRLNMGADLPRDVYRQWRKWCKNPTYFFADPELKDLHTHYAAVKTPIYAVAALDDAWALPESRQAFMQHYRQAPLHYINIQAADYGLKHMGHMGYFRQGAEQLWDEVLTKFSELHQLKYAA
- a CDS encoding GNAT family N-acetyltransferase, encoding MIREGKIQDIPQIIQVIHDSIQSCILDHQREDSVIQRWLEQFNHAQLIVEMLYNDCWVYILNDQIVGFLLVSDTGEILMHYVAARFQRLGVGTQLFDQMHKSLVRKNIHKIKVQSTQTALSYYQKNGFFSPNSQSENEENYHLSLYTTNFTEPLSYQDSAFLKLPKFP
- a CDS encoding IS4-like element ISAba1 family transposase (programmed frameshift), translated to MTHLNELYLILNKSLKWNKSHLKCFALIMLVIILKQTCNLSSASKALPIKCLPQSFYRRMQRFFAGQYFDYRQISQLIFNMFSFDQVQLTLDRTNWKWGKRNINILMLAIVYRGIAIPILWTLLNKRGNSDTKERIALIQRFIAIFGKDRIVNVFADREFIGEQWFTWLIEQDINFCIRVKKNFIVTNHLGKNHKISDLFRHLKVGQIECRKRRILVGRVKLYISALQLENGELLLVVSPQFNANAIQDYALRWEIETLFSCLKGRGFNLENTRLTDPRRVKKLIAVLAISFCWCYLTGEWQHNQKKAIKIKKHGRLSMSLFRYGLDYVQMAIQRLIGFGKKEEFKEILAILRKQNPDRIRVL
- a CDS encoding GGDEF domain-containing protein — translated: MIPVFAQASLESSSVTQHSQPHISEIHFTEDHSSQLPQNWQFYPNQFITEPSSVLTPQEVQLPASFKDLTGSNIGYGTFIGHFKIPSEFIGRRIAVHIPAEYGAYRIYIDGKFILRHGEIAKTAEEQRNERAPRIGYFVPESEYFTMSIQASNYTHLHGGIEQPIRIGTAGTINRQYQQLMMSISIVCGLVLGVGFFTILFSMFRGSTERNSKSIFIFGLFIIFLALHNFFAAPYAYSIVTKLGWLWGTRLEYLFTFLAILFFLSYMYLFNQRYLHRFIYSVAAGLLLLNCVVTLLTDPENFQRLALYSAIFGIVVVVNFIYGFYQTLHHKDNYSRLTLYAVIFLCLTFINDYLLLINVIESVHLSFISTSLYAVIIMFQQSQNYAHQTYATEQLNMNLKELNNSLDQKVKARTEQLRELNAKLEHQVNIDALTGAFNRRALNDQIQQQFLYCQQHPHSTLIFAMLDVDYFKNYNDYYGHLKGDEILQNLVKVIQTVLPESAYLARYGGEEFAILLTDVPVQAAFQSLEKVLIKIREQQFEHLNRTDDKSYVTVSMGISWMDQAHLYPDIHALMKAADVQLYAAKQAGRDQLKMT
- a CDS encoding FKBP-type peptidyl-prolyl cis-trans isomerase — protein: MTKELEIIDLKVGEGKEAVKGALITTHYTGWLEDGTKFDSSLDRGNYFETVIGTGRVIKGWDQGIIGMKVGGKRKLIVPAHLAYGERKMGNIIPANSNLIFEIELYDVKTRD
- a CDS encoding MgtC/SapB family protein, encoding MHPDLYRLLIALGIGAIIGAEREYRSKSAGLRTMIMVSLSSCLFTIMSIKIGLDSQDRIAANILTGLGFVGAGVIFKDENRISGITTATTIWMTAALGMAAGAGYEWLSLFATFIVLIVLIFLIYVQEGIETLSQARTYRIICPYQRKTLEQYEELFKTYNMKVVRSVQHKTEHRISGRWILIGSAENHKKLTNYLLNDSNIQELSF
- a CDS encoding YaeQ family protein — encoded protein: MALKATIYKADLNVADMDTHRYEDYQLTMALHPSETIERLMVRILAYARFAGEALEFTKDLFETDEPALWEKDLTGQLLKWIEVGCPDEDKVKKASARCKQVAVVAYGSSVDEWYKRNSKLKTLSNVEVWKISTASTEAVQQLCERTMQLQLNVMDGEWTLIGDQAQAVIEWEQLQ